The Chanos chanos chromosome 3, fChaCha1.1, whole genome shotgun sequence genome segment aaaacaaaattcagcaaCATTCTTGAAGTCACTGAACCAGTCTTACCAACATGGCTTATATGAGAAGAAGACAACGTTGAGGCTAAGCAATTTATTTACCTCACAGTAACcagggggggtattccagagagcgagtttagtgaaaactcagttaactcagaccaagtagtaaacctcctaatagaagagccctacggCTCTGTTTTGctagaatgaagccatagggctcctctattaggaggtttactacttactctgagttaactaactcggAGTTTTCACTAAGCTTGCTCTCTGGAATACCCTCCTGGTAACGTAACAATCTTTGGACGGTAGTTAATTCAGAACATAGCGGAGGGAATGTGAATTGAAACTAAGCGTATAATTGGCTTACATAAAAAACGAAGGCTGAGTAGTCACAGAGGCCTACAACATATCAACAAATATTGTGCTTTGTAAATCTAAGCAAAACTTTGCTCCTCTGAAATTAGACAATCTACTTTTGTCCTGCTTATAAATCATTATCAGACCAATCCTTCTTGTGCGTGTGCAGGttaatctgtgttttaattATACGAGCACTTATTGTCTGCAATGAATTATCTGCTACAATTATCCAGACATATATTAAGAGTACAATGTATATGTATTACACATCACTGTAAAGCCACGAAATTCACCAGCAGAAAGCTATTGCGTGTTTGTTACAGCCAATAAATCCTTCCTTCCCTGTAGTGAACGGAAGTAGTGCAACACTTGTCGTTTGTCGTCATAGGATCATGTATTTGCATAGCGCTGTTAACGAACTTGCTTCTGTCcgattaaatatgttttaatatagaCAGTTGTTGAAATGTGTCGTTCAAATATTCAGTCACGCTATAATTGCTGTAAAGATTTCTGACTAAGAAGTAGatttaaaaaagtaatacaATATCTAAACAGCCACTATCCCTCGTTCACAATTCATCTGGTTACGCCGCCGGAAGCAGCCACTGTAAGCTTTAGGAAATCGCATCCGACAGGACATTGGGATGGATTCACCAATAATAAACCTGTGAAGAAGTTTGATATTTTACTATTATTTGAAACACGCCACGGGAGGTGATAGCTGCGGACTATATTCTGCAAAGGTACAGTGATCTGCTCAATATTTTGCCGGCAAAATATTTTCGTATGTCCCTTCAGTTCGATTTGGTGGCCTTCGATGGCTGGAACGTGCATGGTTGTAAAATACGGGTCACCCAAAGCAgggctgttgtttttattgtttagaAGATGATTCCACGTAAAACTCACTTTTTTACTTGCGTGGTTGGCGTCTCCGCGTATGAAATCTAGTGGATTTACTGAATCGCTACAGTGAACGCACAATGAAGTCTATCTGGTTGGTCAGTTTCACGGATCGACCTAACCCATTAGCATGTACCATTTACGCAGCTGATTAACGTTAAGTTAGCAGTACATTTGCGGCAGCTCGAATTGTTTGTACCACGTACAGGCGTAATCAGCGGGGATCGGGCAGACTAATGTTCGAAGTACGGGAATTTGAACCGCAAAAGGTACTGGCAGTTGACTTTTATTTGTCTGATGGCCTAGTTGGACTGTACGATTCTTACTGTTTTGCTATTCGCGTCATTTTACAGTAGTTGTTTGACCTGGCTGAAATTAGATCAAATTCAAATCCTTCCCCAACACACAGAACTGCAACAACACATCATTCTCCCGCCCACTAGTCTTCGCAATTATGTTTTACATAGAAAACTTTACTTTTGCCAGCTTTAATGTTCTTTACTTTTCTCCTATTATGTGAAATCATTCAATATGGATTGATCCGATGTGGGAAGGTAAGACTTTGAATGAATTGTAAAAGTAGGCACCTCCTAGTTTTAATCATCGCATGCAGGTAATACTGACATGCTAAACTATTAAACGATGTGCCTACTTTTCAGTGTTAGTAAGCTATGCGTTTAGGAAAAGCTTTGCTTGCAGTTTACCAGTTTTACTGGTGTCCATGAAATGCCACTAAACTTTACAGTGGAAAATCAGTTCAGTAAATCACTCGCTGCCATCTAGCTCCCCAGTGTAGCTTCACTGTTTTCATCTGAAATCCAGTTCAGCCACGACGATTCTGACATATAGGGAACAGCCATGAGGCCTAGTGTTGTCTTGCTTTTCAGTTGTTGTACCAGCCATAGATAAGCCTTTACATCAGAAtcttgatcattttaaatgcagttgTAAAGTGAATAGCACTATTTCATACATACCTCATGCCGCTGGGGAGATGTAAAATGACATCTAGTGAGCCTTGAAAATGTTGAGCAATGCTAACgatcttttaaaaaagacaCCGTCatagaaaatgtatttcatttcgCTCATGTTATCATTTTCCATTAGCCGAGTTTCTCCCGGTCTCATGAACGAATAACCTGTTGTATTTTTTGTAGCTGCCTTTAAATTACGGCTaattgtagtgtaatgtaaagacaaagacagggttaacattactgtaattacactCGAACCTTTTCCCCAGCGTTGTTCTGCCATTGACTCTGTAACTTTTATGTTTTCAATAACATGTTAACATTTCTGACAGACTGTAGGAAATAAATTGAAACATTTTGACTTTTCCTGGATTGGACCTCAAGACAACCTGCCCAAATTTGGACTTCCTAATGTGTATCACTAACCACACCACTGCTTCTAGTCGATTAATTTTTTTATGGTAAACAATGGCTGACGCATCACGTTTCATTGTATTTACACTGCAATTCAAACAcgtatgaagaaaaaaaatgtcccagtTCGTCTCCGTTTTATAAAACTTTTCTTAACATCATTATCTATATTTTCGTCATGGAAAAGGTGTATGTGAAATGATGGGTTTTGTTCAACACTTCTAGCACAGATAACCTAAGAGAGAGTTTTATTTGTTAACCTTTTTAAAGCCAGTTAGTAACTCCAGGAAAACATTGCCTTAAACTTCTGAACCTGAACTGATAATGATAAAGGTACCAGGCTTGATTATCTTAGACAATATTTGAAACTAATGCTTTGTTCTTTCTGCATTGTGCTCTCAGGTGCTGTAATGATGCTGTCCACAGCTCCAGCAGATCCAGGAGTTACACAGCAAATGCCTCCTCCTGCAACCCGTCCATGTCAGCACTCCGTTCATCCTTCCCTTTACAAGGAGAGAGTGGCTGTGTTTTGCCATGAAACCAGAGGGGAGCCGTTAGGATTGGCTTCTGAATCTCATAAAAGGATCATAAATGCAGCCAGCCTGAAGACGGATGGAGAGAAGAGGTTCTTCACCCATGAAGCGATAGAGACTTTGGCAGGAACTAGCTCCAGCTTGAGTCCTGCAGTCCTGAACTCAAGCTTGACTGACTCAAGAGTCCTAATGAGACGGACTCAGGAAGAGAGTGGTCCTCAGGTAAGGTATTGAAGaagcactgtttttttccatcattgCTGGTTAGGGAGAACGTTACAAACTTGGTATCATTTTCTTTCAGGTCCTTGCCACAAATGGACAGGGCACCAAAGACAGATCCTTGATTAATATCTCTGAGAAAGGTAAGAGAGAAGCTTTTGACTCAGTCTGCTGATGCATATTGATTTATTGtacaggttgagtatccctTATCCAAGATGCTGTGGACCAAGAGTGTTTCGGATTTAGGATCGTTACAGATTTTGGAATACAGTTGTGCGTCGCTTAACGACAGTGATACGCTCTGAGAAATGCTTGGTCAGGCGattttgtcactgtgtgaacatcatagagtgtacttacacaaacctagatggTATAGCCTACTATACACCAAGGCTTTATGGTATGGCCTATTGCTCCTAGGCTACAAACCTGTGCAGAGACACTGTAAACACAAGATGTATGAAGCTGGCTGCTACCAGCATAAAACAGcatactgttttacagtaaaccTTTTTATCAGTACAAACAATACACTCtgaaataatgataaaaagtaTAGTATATAcatagtaaatacataaacatagtTGTTTGTAATCCTTATCAAgtattatgtactgtacataactGTATGTGCTATACTTTTATACGACTGGCAGCACAGTAGGTTTGTttacaccagcatcaccacaaacacgtgAGTAATGCATTGCGTTACAACGTTATCACTGTTACCCATAGGGGTATCTGCAGccttttttgacattttcaacaACATCTTTGTACCCCACAGCAGAGAATaagcaaaaaacacagtgagtaatGCACTTAGGTCTGGTGTTGACGATGATTGGTAACAAACTGGCACCAACAGGGTGTCAGAGCCCCACATGGGCAAaagtgaggtcaggtgtagaGTTTTCCACTTGTCGCGTCATGGCGGTGCTCAAAAAGTTTCCgattttggagcatttcggGTTAAGGATGCTCAACCTGTAATATTAACAAGgctcttttctcagacactggtgtaaaaaaaaaaaaaaaatcacttctgtTGTCTAGTGCTCTcaattgtttgattttttttttttctttatacttGTGACTAAATAGGTTCCTTCAGTGGGATTTGATCGTTTTCACTGAAGAAACTCCATAGATTAACCTCTGTACTATACTGCAAGAGACTCCAAAGTTCTTTTTCCTTGTTTATCTCTTACCCATCAGTGATGCATTTCAATGTTTTAACGCAAGATATGTCCGTCAGCActtctcattttaatttaaaacatctcttgtggttgttgtttatttctgtctttcagagaCTAAAGTCCAAGGTCTGCCCACAGGCTCCCCTCCCTCATGCTTTTCTGCACCTCCTTCAGGTCCTACTCAAGAGCAGCTTGGTGCACTAGAGCATTTTCTAGTATCTCatcagacagagataaagaaccTCCTAACTGGGGCTCTGGGCTCCTTGAGCCAGCGGCTAGAGGCAGTTGAGAAGAGACTGGATCAGCTATATTCACAGAGCAGTGCGCATAGTGGCAGCTTAGCTCTGCTCCACTCCAAAGTGGACCAGCTGGGCAGGGGTCTGTCCTGTGGCTGTCCGAGTAGTCCCACTGTTTTGAGTTGGTCTCCTACCCACAGTCATGGTACGTTTTGTGAGGGTTAGTGAGAGTACATTGGTAGCATAGACACTGAGAATAAAAAAGGTAACTTACTTTTGATTAGGGGAATCGAAATGATTAATCAGATATCATTGTGTTGCAGACCTGCTGGCACAGTAGTtatctgtgtttgctgtttgaaCATATTCAGTCCTGATCTCTTGTATGGTGCTGTCCTGTTACAGATGGTTATCTTGCACATATGTATCAAAGGTGTACTATCTCTTTCTAGGAAAGGAACCAAGTGTCTCGAAAGAAGATAAAAGAACCTGCTCAAGTATCTCCTCTCAGTGGCCACACACTGTTAGTAGCGCAGTCTCTACCAAGGCAAAGTTGGACCCTGTGTGCTCATGGACAACAATaactccctcctcctcctcctgctgcagTCCTGATGGAAAGACCGAAGTTTCAAGCTCCCGTGGGACTGACGAAACAAGTAAAGGACACTCTTTATCCATGCTAGGGAAAGCGTCTTCTTCAGGTCAACCTGAGGGATGCGTTCAAGGAAAATACTCTCCTGTGTCGGATTTTGAAGATCTTGACATGGAACTGGAAACTGAGAAGCGGCGGACTACCTTGAGCTTGTTGGTTGATTCTGTTCTTGGTAGTTCAGATAGTAATGACAGCCAAGGGTCCTTCTTGCCTTTAGAGTCTCAGTCCCTGGATAGGTCAGAGGAAGGGGTAGATGTTCAGCAGCCAAGACTGGACCATCAGCTGTCTTATGTTCCTATGCAACTGCAGGTGCCTTCTGTTTGCGGCGAGGCTCCCACGTGTCCAACTGTTGGAGAGTTAAGGACATGTGGTGATGAGAAGCTTCCAGGTTTGTTTCCTGGGGCAGTCAAATTTAGCTCCATGGGTAAACTCTCCAAATCAACTCATTCCAGTAAAGTTTCACAGGAAAATAAGTCAGACATCTTTGGTTCAAGTTCCAGTTGTACATTCCCTGAGCAGAGTAGAGCACAGTTAGCCTCTGACTTGATAAAAGCTTTTCCTGGTCATTTTTCTAGTCATTTGACTGGCACGCAGTCCCAGTTATCGTCAGTTGACATGGTCAGCTCTACTGTTCCGACAGTCAGGAATATCACATCTGCCCAGGTGAAAAATATTGAAGAGCCACAAACTAATTTAAGGGATAAGCTGACAGAGGGACTTGGCCATCAGCAACGTTTCTCCGACAGTACGAAGGGGTCTGGTGAAACACAGGTGGATAAGACTTCAGATAATGGTAGGGCAGGCCCCTCATGCTCATTCTTAAAGAATTGTAGTCAAAAATTACCTGCATCTCATATGAACTTAAAACCACCAGCCAATTCGTTTGGGGTGGACTCAAATGTTGATGACAGATCATCCAGCCAGTCCATTTTGCCATTTCATGCCACACAGCATCGCTTCAAACTCCCTGTTCAAAGAAACGGATTATCAAAGCGTTTGCCTCTTGGAATCAAACATGACATGTCTCTAGTCGCAGCCGGTCAGACTAAGTGTAGCAGATATGGTCAAAATTTCCCACACTTTTTTGGCCCCAAGCTCAAACATAATCGTGGTAAGGCATGTCATGCCCGTCAGTGTTCGCCTCTTGAGGAGAGTCAAGCACACAGGCTTCTTCCTGAAATAGAGACTGTCTTCTCCTACGATTCCCAGCCTCTTGTAATGCTTGGTGGCCTTGGTGCACCCGTGTCTCATCAGCACTTTGGTCAGCTTGCTCTGCCTTCTCATAGCCCACCGCTGCAGAAAATGTTAGGTGACACTACACATCTCCCCAGTTTGTCCCAACTCTTTCAGGCCCCTGAGCAGTTTCCCACATCCCTCATTCTCAAAGGAAGGTTCTCCAGGGCAGGGCTCAGCACAGCACTGGCCATCTCCTCACCTGCCTCCTTCAGGCTCTGGTTCCGGCACAGAAGGCCCACGTTCCCAATCATGCGTTTGTCTTCTTATGCTGTTAAAGTGGCTTTGGATGAGATTTTGAGCCAATGTAAACACCCACCCTTTCGACCACTGGCCGACTACACCGGCCCACCGGGTCTTGGCGCTGATCATAGGTGAGTTACAAACCGATACTGCTCCTTGTTTCCCCTGTGAATGACAATTGCCAAGATTTTACATGGCAATTCTGATTTTGCTTGAAAAGCGCACGTTTCTGTACTGAAGATTCATGATGGCTTTCCTAGTCATGCATGCGCTTGCTCAGTTTTCAAATGAATCTTATGCTTATTCTGATCATCATCTTCTGCATTAATAGCTATTCACGACGATCCAGTCAAGAGGCTTCTCTCAAGAGGAAAAGAGCTTCGGCACGGTGGGCAAATCTCCCAGTAGCACAGTAGTCTGATGCTAACCTCTGGGCCCCTCCCTGCTATAACTGATCATGAATACTTGCTGTGTATGCACATGACTCTTTGtagaaaaaacatttacaaagtcATGAGACACATTTAACCCCAGTGTCATTTTAAGCACTACAACAATTAAGTGGAGTAGTGAATAATATAGCTGGTCATACAGAACCCTGCTGTACAGCCTAAATTCTAGTGGGACGAATTAAGGGAGTGATTTTAGTAGTGGACTTAATAAAGGGGTCAGGAACCTTGTCACCAAgatttgagcaaaaaaaaaaaaaaaatttgagcATTTTTAGAGCCAAGACAAAATTTGCTCATTTTGCAAAATTGCAAATTTTCAAATGTTCAGTCATTCAGTGTAGTAATAACATCAATATTTCAGGGGTTTTCAATCTTTTTGACATCCCCAAACCCTGCCCTTCCCAGTTTGTTTAAGTTTGAACTTGCCACACCCACCTCAACCCCAGACCCACTGAGAACACAAGGCCTGCAAATAACACCCTCGACACACACGATATAATTGACATTATCTATTATATACAGGTGCATTGCTGCACCTTTCTTTAACTTACTTTCGAGGGAAGCTATACGACTTATGTTATTCAGTGTGAATAACAGTGGTCGAGCCTGGTCACATGGATACGTGGTGCTACTGATGACTGAACCCACAGgttcactgtaattactgtcttcatcttttttattttacttgtgtgtttgtgcccaaAGGTTTCATAATCTCAAACCCCCCCTTGACCCCTTGACAGGTGCTTGTGCCCTCCCAGAAGGGCATGTGCACAG includes the following:
- the LOC115806977 gene encoding uncharacterized protein LOC115806977 codes for the protein MLGGLGAPVSHQHFGQLALPSHSPPLQKMLGDTTHLPSLSQLFQAPEQFPTSLILKGRFSRAGLSTALAISSPASFRLWFRHRRPTFPIMRLSSYAVKVALDEILSQCKHPPFRPLADYTGPPGLGADHSYSRRSSQEASLKRKRASARKSVPSSSPQRHSKVRLLPEKSLEHLSRHGSSPKPLRLESSPAEPLNSFALASANVKYPGLHSRGTSREVIQALIN